A window of Halomonas sp. H10-9-1 contains these coding sequences:
- a CDS encoding IS5 family transposase: protein MLRDDQWERIEHMLPGKASDRGVTAKDNRLFVEAVLWIARTGAPWRDLPDAFGRWHTVYMRYNRWSKKGVWQQVIDTLADDPDMEQLMIDGSIVKVHQHGAAKKRLRAPKPWGNRVGD from the coding sequence ATGCTACGTGATGACCAATGGGAGCGCATCGAGCACATGCTCCCCGGCAAAGCTTCAGATCGCGGGGTGACGGCCAAGGACAATCGCTTGTTCGTGGAAGCCGTCCTGTGGATCGCCCGGACAGGCGCTCCCTGGCGTGATCTGCCCGACGCCTTCGGTCGCTGGCACACTGTCTACATGCGCTATAACCGGTGGTCTAAGAAGGGGGTCTGGCAGCAGGTTATCGACACATTAGCCGATGATCCCGACATGGAGCAGCTGATGATAGATGGCAGTATCGTCAAAGTTCATCAGCATGGGGCGGCAAAAAAACGGCTCAGAGCACCGAAGCCATGGGGAAATCGCGTGGGGGATTGA
- a CDS encoding type II toxin-antitoxin system PemK/MazF family toxin, producing the protein MKRAGHIALMPFPYTDLTHSKKRPVLLLRRLDHARDDWLVCMISSRLQQTETGLDWVLTSESDEFAASGLKVSSVFRLSRVAVLDGALLLGQMGAVSETRLHDLRRRLSRWITCTE; encoded by the coding sequence ATGAAGCGTGCTGGCCACATTGCCTTGATGCCCTTTCCCTACACCGATCTCACTCACAGTAAGAAGCGCCCTGTGCTGTTGCTGCGGCGGCTGGATCACGCCCGTGACGACTGGCTCGTCTGCATGATTTCCTCTCGCCTGCAGCAGACCGAGACAGGTCTCGACTGGGTGCTGACGTCGGAGAGTGATGAGTTTGCTGCCTCCGGCCTCAAGGTTTCCAGTGTCTTTCGGCTGTCACGCGTCGCGGTGCTGGACGGTGCCTTGCTTCTGGGGCAAATGGGAGCGGTGAGCGAGACGAGGCTGCACGACCTGAGGCGCCGGCTGAGTCGCTGGATTACCTGCACAGAGTGA
- a CDS encoding DUF2281 domain-containing protein, which produces MQLEELIAKVSRLSAARQQEVLDFVTFLEQRYADEQVAEQADWSDHQFHALSIDQAMRGLEFEPDLYSEDDLKERWQ; this is translated from the coding sequence ATGCAGCTTGAAGAACTCATTGCCAAGGTTAGTCGTCTATCGGCCGCTCGCCAGCAGGAGGTGCTTGATTTCGTTACCTTCCTGGAACAGCGCTACGCTGATGAACAGGTCGCTGAGCAAGCCGACTGGTCAGATCACCAGTTTCATGCGCTGAGCATTGATCAAGCTATGCGTGGGCTGGAGTTCGAGCCTGACCTCTACTCTGAGGATGATCTCAAGGAACGTTGGCAATGA
- a CDS encoding ISL3 family transposase: MDATPLCLFWKGFTVAHHEFLDEQTLRLQLAPDDLIPPVCSGCDHACFLVHDVHHRRVREAPLLIYRVELEVPVRRLRCPVCGPTRERIDWLPGRSPVTTTLRQWVERLVELLPIRHVADLVGLHWHTVKAIDKQRLQRDLPAPDPTRLRRLMMDEFALHKGHRYATVIACADTQQVVWIGEGRSREAIRPFFEWLGDARQQIEAVAMDMNASFDLEVKDQCPNAEVVYDRFHVVAKYGREVMDRVRVDQANQLRDDKAARKVIKGSRWLLLRNQDNLKPEQAVKLEELLAANASLTKVYLLKDQLKTLWFAEDEATARSGWQEWAGMALSSGIDALVRFTKKLEPYLDGIVSSARHRLNTSVLEGMNNRIKVIKRMAYGYRDTAYFFLKIRAAFPGKMR; the protein is encoded by the coding sequence ATGGATGCTACCCCGCTCTGCCTGTTCTGGAAAGGTTTCACCGTCGCCCATCACGAATTCCTGGATGAGCAAACACTACGGCTCCAGTTGGCGCCTGATGACCTGATCCCGCCAGTCTGCAGCGGCTGTGACCATGCCTGCTTTCTCGTCCATGACGTGCATCACCGTCGCGTCCGAGAGGCGCCGTTGCTGATCTACCGGGTGGAGCTGGAGGTGCCGGTACGTCGCCTGCGCTGCCCCGTCTGCGGCCCGACACGCGAGCGCATTGACTGGTTGCCGGGTCGTTCACCGGTGACCACCACGCTGCGCCAGTGGGTGGAGCGTCTGGTCGAGTTGCTGCCGATCCGGCATGTCGCCGACTTGGTCGGCCTGCACTGGCATACCGTCAAGGCCATCGATAAGCAGCGCCTACAGCGTGACCTGCCGGCGCCGGACCCGACGCGGCTGCGTCGCCTGATGATGGACGAGTTCGCCCTCCACAAGGGGCACCGCTACGCCACGGTGATTGCGTGTGCCGACACCCAGCAGGTGGTGTGGATCGGCGAAGGTCGCTCCCGGGAGGCGATCCGCCCGTTCTTCGAATGGTTGGGTGATGCGCGACAGCAGATCGAGGCCGTCGCCATGGACATGAACGCGTCTTTCGATCTCGAAGTGAAGGACCAGTGCCCTAACGCCGAGGTGGTCTACGACCGCTTCCATGTCGTGGCCAAGTACGGGCGTGAAGTGATGGACCGGGTGCGCGTCGATCAGGCCAATCAGCTGCGCGACGACAAGGCGGCCCGCAAGGTGATCAAGGGCAGCCGCTGGCTGCTGCTGCGCAATCAAGACAACCTCAAGCCTGAGCAAGCGGTGAAGCTGGAGGAACTGCTGGCCGCCAATGCCTCACTGACCAAGGTGTATCTGCTCAAAGACCAGCTCAAGACACTGTGGTTTGCCGAGGACGAGGCGACGGCACGCAGCGGTTGGCAAGAGTGGGCCGGTATGGCGTTGAGCAGCGGTATCGACGCCTTGGTGCGCTTCACCAAGAAGCTGGAGCCCTACTTGGATGGCATCGTATCCAGTGCTCGCCACCGGCTAAACACCAGCGTGCTGGAAGGTATGAACAACCGAATCAAGGTCATCAAGCGGATGGCCTACGGGTACCGCGACACGGCGTACTTCTTCCTGAAGATCCGTGCCGCGTTTCCCGGCAAAATGCGATGA
- a CDS encoding DUF4214 domain-containing protein — translation MQPHEEQSKKNIKGAIFMVDLNNELRSTLLDSGVTISADLANRIIEWGIGYLEDNTGVALRGRDEITEAEQAQIEEWLAVPENALAYGMAFMQQPFYQEYLEALQNIEIPDVDPPAEEPDTETPPDTDPTPDPAPPLDIDSVQEWVEAVARLYAGLLETTPSDQLIELWRAQYDTAVALTEKALTFLGQAGLPDPESDPDAFFQQLYLDVLGREADEDGLAYWTGLLEQGRALSDLLIEFTSSEEARDALQSLLESALQGVDYTQPAGNGLSDEASVDSIYQAILGRDPDDEGRDYWLEQLAAQEDPDDLSPLIESFLTSDEFQQANADLADADYLAMLYLQVLGRVADAGGLAYWQGVLEEGGDRAEVAEAFIESDEYLILLAGTSAEGDVSIA, via the coding sequence GTGCAGCCGCATGAAGAACAGTCGAAGAAGAACATCAAGGGAGCCATCTTCATGGTCGATCTGAACAACGAACTACGCAGCACCCTGCTGGACAGCGGGGTCACCATCAGTGCGGACCTGGCCAATCGCATCATCGAGTGGGGCATCGGCTACCTGGAAGACAACACCGGCGTGGCGCTGCGCGGCCGCGACGAGATCACCGAGGCCGAGCAGGCGCAGATCGAGGAGTGGCTTGCCGTACCGGAGAACGCCCTGGCCTATGGCATGGCGTTCATGCAGCAGCCCTTCTACCAGGAGTATCTCGAGGCGTTGCAGAACATCGAGATTCCCGATGTCGACCCGCCCGCCGAGGAGCCCGATACCGAGACACCGCCCGATACCGACCCCACGCCGGACCCGGCACCGCCGCTGGATATCGACAGCGTGCAGGAGTGGGTGGAAGCGGTGGCCAGGCTCTACGCCGGCCTGCTCGAGACCACGCCCAGCGATCAGCTTATCGAGCTGTGGCGTGCCCAGTACGACACCGCGGTCGCGCTTACCGAGAAGGCGCTCACCTTCCTCGGCCAGGCCGGGCTGCCCGACCCCGAGAGCGATCCGGATGCCTTCTTCCAGCAGCTCTACCTCGACGTGCTGGGGCGCGAGGCCGACGAAGACGGCCTGGCCTACTGGACCGGCCTGCTCGAGCAGGGGCGTGCGCTTTCCGATCTGCTGATCGAGTTCACCTCCTCCGAGGAGGCGCGCGATGCCCTGCAAAGCCTGCTGGAAAGCGCCCTGCAGGGCGTGGACTACACCCAGCCAGCCGGCAACGGGCTCTCCGACGAGGCCTCGGTGGACAGCATCTACCAGGCCATCCTTGGCCGTGACCCCGACGACGAAGGGCGCGACTACTGGCTCGAGCAGCTGGCGGCGCAGGAAGACCCCGACGACCTCTCGCCGTTGATCGAGAGCTTCCTGACCAGCGACGAGTTCCAGCAGGCCAATGCCGACCTGGCCGATGCCGACTACCTGGCCATGCTCTACCTGCAGGTACTGGGGCGCGTGGCCGATGCCGGTGGGCTGGCCTACTGGCAGGGCGTGCTGGAGGAGGGCGGCGATCGCGCCGAGGTGGCCGAGGCCTTCATCGAGAGCGACGAGTACCTGATCCTGCTCGCCGGCACCAGCGCCGAGGGCGACGTCAGCATCGCCTGA
- the istB gene encoding IS21-like element helper ATPase IstB, with the protein MTTPETERLDAMLTRLKLTAIRERLDTLLDEAARRELTLRETLAYLCEQEVAHKEQRRIQMGLSIARFPFLRTLEGFDFSAQPAVDPGQIRELACGRWIANGDALLLLGPPGVGKSHLAVALGREAVKAGYSVLFTTATALITQLVQAHANGALEERLRHFAKPKLLIIDELGYLPLEPGAANLFFQLVTRRYERGSLLVTSNRAVSEWGEVFGDAVVATAILDRLLHHSHVITIRGDSYRLRAKRKAGLIKPDTIHHHEQVVR; encoded by the coding sequence ATGACGACGCCGGAGACTGAGCGCCTGGACGCCATGCTGACGCGTCTCAAGCTGACCGCCATCCGCGAGCGGCTCGACACGCTGCTCGACGAAGCCGCACGCCGGGAGCTGACCCTGCGCGAGACGCTGGCCTACCTGTGCGAGCAGGAGGTGGCCCATAAGGAGCAGCGGCGCATCCAGATGGGGCTGAGCATCGCCCGCTTCCCGTTCCTGCGCACTCTGGAAGGGTTCGACTTCAGCGCCCAGCCTGCCGTCGACCCCGGTCAGATCCGTGAGCTGGCCTGCGGGCGCTGGATCGCCAACGGCGACGCCCTGCTGCTGCTCGGCCCGCCGGGCGTGGGCAAAAGCCATCTCGCCGTGGCACTGGGCCGGGAGGCGGTCAAGGCTGGCTACTCCGTGCTGTTCACCACCGCCACGGCACTGATCACCCAGCTGGTCCAGGCCCATGCCAACGGCGCCCTGGAGGAGCGGCTGAGGCACTTCGCCAAGCCCAAGCTCTTGATCATCGACGAACTGGGCTACCTGCCGCTGGAGCCGGGGGCGGCCAACCTGTTCTTCCAGCTGGTCACCCGGCGTTACGAACGCGGAAGCCTACTGGTGACCAGCAACCGGGCGGTCAGCGAGTGGGGCGAGGTGTTCGGTGACGCCGTGGTCGCCACGGCGATCCTTGACCGACTGCTGCATCACAGCCACGTCATCACCATCCGCGGCGACAGTTACCGACTGCGTGCCAAACGCAAGGCCGGGCTGATCAAGCCCGACACCATCCACCATCACGAGCAGGTCGTCAGGTAA
- the istA gene encoding IS21 family transposase, with translation MQSPEDVAAMLRLKACGWGTKRIADELGVSRNTVKRYLRQGGWAPYASPQRSKSLEGLEEWLKARFLQHAGNAAVVLQDLQLEHGITVSLRTVERACAPFRQALAAEAKATVRFETPPGKQLQIDFGSRHITINGESVKVFLFVATLGYSRRLYVRAFRHERQSAWFAGLEGAFRHFGGVPEQVLLDNARALVDHHNAATREVVFNERLAAFARYWGFRPVACAPYRARTKGKDERGVGYVKRNAIAGRTFATWAALEAHLSWWMREIADQRVHGTTGELPAVRFIAEQASLQPLNDRAPFEQARELNRRVQRDATVEVDTNRYSVPWRLVGEPVQVSVTDGELRVHHAGREVARHPELGGRRQVRCLPEHLQGIVGYRSPKADTEEVVASSEIVTTLPPAALQRDLTEYEAVVGGGW, from the coding sequence ATGCAGAGCCCAGAGGATGTCGCCGCCATGCTGCGCCTGAAGGCCTGTGGCTGGGGCACCAAGCGCATCGCCGATGAACTCGGTGTCAGCAGGAACACCGTCAAGCGCTACCTGCGCCAGGGCGGCTGGGCGCCCTACGCGAGCCCGCAGCGCAGCAAGTCGCTGGAAGGGCTGGAGGAATGGCTGAAGGCCCGCTTCCTGCAGCATGCCGGCAACGCCGCCGTGGTCCTGCAGGACCTGCAGCTCGAACACGGCATCACGGTCAGCCTGCGTACGGTGGAACGCGCCTGCGCGCCGTTCCGCCAGGCACTGGCCGCCGAAGCCAAGGCCACGGTGAGGTTCGAGACGCCGCCCGGGAAGCAGCTGCAGATCGACTTTGGCAGCCGCCACATCACCATCAATGGGGAGTCGGTCAAGGTCTTCCTGTTTGTCGCCACCCTGGGCTACTCCCGCCGCCTCTACGTCCGTGCCTTCCGGCACGAGCGGCAGTCGGCGTGGTTCGCCGGCCTGGAGGGCGCCTTCCGCCACTTTGGCGGGGTGCCAGAGCAGGTGCTGCTGGATAACGCCCGGGCGCTGGTCGACCACCACAACGCGGCGACCCGCGAAGTCGTGTTCAACGAGCGGCTGGCGGCCTTTGCCCGCTACTGGGGGTTCCGGCCGGTGGCCTGTGCGCCGTACCGTGCCCGCACCAAGGGCAAGGACGAGCGTGGCGTCGGCTACGTGAAGCGTAACGCCATCGCCGGCCGGACCTTCGCCACCTGGGCGGCGCTGGAGGCCCACCTGAGCTGGTGGATGCGCGAGATCGCCGACCAGCGGGTGCATGGCACCACCGGCGAGCTGCCGGCGGTGCGCTTCATCGCCGAACAGGCCAGCCTGCAACCGCTCAACGATCGGGCGCCCTTCGAGCAGGCCCGGGAGCTGAACCGGCGGGTTCAGCGCGACGCCACCGTGGAGGTCGACACCAACCGCTACAGCGTGCCCTGGCGCCTGGTCGGTGAGCCTGTCCAGGTCAGCGTGACCGACGGCGAACTGCGGGTGCACCACGCCGGCCGCGAGGTGGCCCGCCACCCGGAGCTGGGCGGGCGCCGCCAGGTGCGCTGCCTGCCGGAGCATCTGCAGGGCATCGTCGGCTACCGATCACCCAAGGCGGACACCGAGGAGGTCGTGGCGTCCAGCGAGATCGTGACCACCTTGCCGCCGGCCGCGCTGCAGCGCGACCTGACCGAGTACGAAGCCGTGGTGGGAGGTGGCTGGTGA
- a CDS encoding IS1380 family transposase, with product MTKCTTPTATFPRCKGRQITASFDGGEVTSDGGILLLRQLDREMGLTRAIARRLSDDRDPQRCLHRTETLVRQRVFGLALGYEDLNDHQALRHDIALQTAVDTDGVLASQSTLCRFEQQADRDWAATIHEEMIGQFIRSFRRPPKKPLYLDFDATDDRVHGQQLGRHFNGYYNHYIFLPLFVFCGDQLLVSYLRPASLDAAHHAGAILALLVRRLRQAWPEVKIVFRGDSGFCRPLILNWCDRHGVDYIIGLAGNKRLAKLALDIDYTSAIRFEKSWEKERVFGFIEYAAKSWKERRRKVIVKSETSRRGFNTRYVVTSLRGCSAEWLYDHRYCARGEMENRIKEQQFLFSDRTSCHEWWPNQYRLLLSGLAYLLLERLRRIYLRRTAFAQAQVNTLRLKLLKIGAVITRNTRTIRLMLSSQYPEQDLFLKLANKLVPG from the coding sequence ATGACAAAATGTACCACGCCCACCGCCACCTTTCCACGCTGCAAAGGCCGTCAGATCACCGCCAGCTTCGATGGCGGCGAGGTCACCTCTGACGGTGGCATCCTGCTGCTGCGGCAGCTCGACCGCGAGATGGGCCTGACCCGCGCTATCGCTCGCCGGCTGAGTGATGACCGCGATCCTCAACGCTGCCTGCATCGCACCGAAACCCTGGTCCGGCAGCGCGTTTTCGGCCTGGCGCTGGGCTATGAGGACCTCAATGACCACCAGGCCCTGCGTCACGACATCGCCTTGCAGACCGCCGTCGATACCGATGGCGTGCTGGCCAGCCAGTCCACCTTGTGTCGCTTCGAGCAGCAGGCCGATCGGGACTGGGCGGCTACCATCCACGAGGAGATGATCGGGCAGTTCATCCGCTCGTTCCGGCGGCCACCCAAGAAGCCGCTCTACCTCGACTTCGATGCCACCGACGATCGGGTGCATGGCCAGCAGCTCGGGCGGCACTTCAACGGCTACTACAACCACTACATCTTCCTGCCGCTGTTCGTATTCTGTGGCGACCAGCTGCTGGTCAGCTATCTGCGTCCGGCCTCGCTGGATGCCGCTCACCACGCCGGTGCCATCCTCGCCCTGTTGGTTCGGCGGCTGCGCCAGGCGTGGCCTGAGGTGAAGATCGTCTTCCGAGGCGACAGCGGCTTCTGCCGTCCACTGATCCTCAACTGGTGTGACCGCCACGGCGTCGATTACATCATCGGCCTCGCCGGCAACAAGCGCTTGGCCAAGCTGGCTCTGGACATCGACTACACGTCGGCTATCCGCTTCGAGAAGAGTTGGGAGAAGGAGCGTGTCTTCGGCTTCATCGAGTACGCTGCCAAGAGCTGGAAGGAGCGTCGACGAAAGGTCATCGTCAAGTCCGAGACCAGCCGGCGTGGCTTCAACACCCGCTATGTGGTCACCAGCCTGCGCGGCTGCAGCGCCGAGTGGCTCTATGACCACCGCTACTGTGCCCGGGGCGAGATGGAGAACCGCATCAAGGAGCAGCAGTTCCTGTTCTCCGACCGCACCAGCTGCCACGAATGGTGGCCCAACCAGTACCGACTGCTGCTGTCGGGGTTGGCCTACCTGCTGCTGGAGCGGCTACGCCGGATTTACCTCAGGCGCACCGCCTTCGCCCAGGCCCAGGTCAACACCCTCCGCCTGAAGCTGCTGAAGATCGGCGCTGTCATCACCCGCAACACGCGCACGATTCGGCTGATGTTGAGCAGCCAGTACCCGGAGCAGGACCTCTTCCTGAAGCTGGCCAACAAGCTGGTGCCCGGATAG
- a CDS encoding Rpn family recombination-promoting nuclease/putative transposase: protein MANLLDPKNDYVFKRLFAEAPDLLMALINDLRPDLPDITAVEVLNPNIEPSELTGKYIILDVLARDADGHCYNVEIQVRRYGAWHKRGLFYLARTLGLQLDAGEDYQHLKASVGIHLLDFDLFTATEAQKRQAVWRFEMRDESQPDVTLGNILQMNLIELGKADRLNLAPGPMAAWVTFFEHWQEELTMANVAHEPVKQAMSRIRQLSADEEAQRLAFVRERALRDEVSFLNDARREGEVHLLSKQTKIKFGELPEWVQQRLDQATPGQLEDWSAAILTANSLEELFKH, encoded by the coding sequence ATGGCCAACCTACTCGACCCCAAGAACGACTACGTCTTCAAGCGACTGTTTGCCGAAGCGCCGGATCTGCTGATGGCGCTGATCAACGATTTGCGGCCGGACCTGCCCGATATCACAGCTGTCGAAGTGCTCAACCCCAACATCGAGCCCAGCGAGCTTACCGGCAAGTACATCATTCTCGATGTGCTGGCTCGTGATGCCGACGGTCACTGCTACAATGTGGAGATTCAGGTTCGCCGTTACGGCGCCTGGCACAAGCGTGGCCTGTTCTACCTGGCGCGGACCCTCGGCCTTCAGCTGGATGCTGGCGAGGACTATCAGCACCTCAAGGCGTCTGTCGGCATCCACCTGTTGGACTTCGATCTGTTCACGGCCACCGAGGCCCAGAAGCGGCAAGCTGTATGGCGGTTTGAAATGCGCGACGAGTCCCAGCCTGACGTGACGCTGGGGAACATCTTGCAGATGAACCTGATCGAACTAGGAAAGGCCGACCGCCTGAACCTTGCCCCCGGCCCGATGGCTGCCTGGGTGACCTTCTTCGAGCACTGGCAGGAGGAATTGACCATGGCAAATGTTGCCCATGAGCCCGTCAAGCAGGCCATGAGCCGTATCCGGCAGCTCAGCGCTGACGAAGAGGCACAGCGCCTGGCGTTTGTGCGCGAGCGGGCGCTACGGGATGAAGTGTCATTCCTTAATGATGCTCGGCGTGAGGGCGAGGTTCACTTGCTTTCCAAGCAAACAAAAATCAAGTTTGGAGAGCTACCTGAGTGGGTGCAGCAGCGTTTGGACCAAGCGACCCCCGGGCAGTTGGAAGACTGGTCCGCTGCGATCCTGACGGCCAACTCCCTAGAGGAGCTGTTCAAGCATTGA
- a CDS encoding AraC family transcriptional regulator yields the protein MPLAPRLLAHLDDIRLWQMPPARMKALPPPCTLHDPHTQWLLVPRDGRINVPEEGLESDTTPLLLGPTGSQVVALEGAAIALEVPSYRLAVSPLTGGQHRLLEHEQGHLVQALLEELTLRIERISPESQRYIAQAISDLLYCPAPALGETGECSLLAEADTLMRRRLAEHTLRAEDIAQAMGMSRAGLYRVLTPCGGFKTCLHALRLDRVAQLLRNPQQDRKAIKGLLFHNGFSSTEQFQRLFRQRFGVAARAFRKGALSPLLGDWRFEALPGNLS from the coding sequence ATGCCGCTAGCCCCGCGCCTGCTCGCCCATCTGGATGACATCCGCCTGTGGCAGATGCCACCGGCACGCATGAAGGCCCTGCCGCCCCCCTGCACCCTGCACGACCCGCACACCCAGTGGTTGCTGGTACCGCGCGACGGGCGCATCAACGTGCCCGAAGAGGGCCTGGAAAGCGACACGACGCCATTGCTGCTGGGCCCGACGGGGTCGCAGGTGGTAGCGCTGGAGGGCGCGGCCATCGCCCTGGAGGTGCCGTCCTACCGGCTGGCGGTGTCGCCTTTGACGGGAGGACAGCATCGCCTGCTGGAACACGAACAGGGACATCTGGTGCAGGCGCTGCTGGAGGAGCTGACACTGCGTATCGAGCGCATCAGCCCGGAGAGCCAGCGCTACATCGCCCAGGCGATCAGCGACCTGCTCTATTGCCCCGCCCCGGCCCTGGGGGAGACGGGTGAGTGCTCCCTGCTGGCAGAGGCGGATACGCTGATGCGCCGGCGCCTGGCGGAGCACACGCTGCGCGCCGAGGACATCGCCCAGGCCATGGGCATGTCACGGGCGGGGCTTTACCGAGTGCTGACACCCTGCGGCGGCTTCAAGACCTGCCTGCACGCGCTGCGCCTGGACCGCGTCGCCCAGCTGTTGCGCAACCCCCAGCAGGATCGCAAGGCGATCAAGGGGCTACTGTTCCACAACGGCTTCTCTTCTACCGAACAGTTCCAGCGGCTGTTTCGCCAGCGCTTCGGCGTGGCCGCCCGCGCCTTCCGCAAGGGCGCACTGTCGCCGCTGCTGGGCGATTGGCGCTTCGAGGCGCTGCCCGGCAACCTGTCATAG